Proteins from one Stenotrophomonas aracearum genomic window:
- a CDS encoding acetyl-CoA carboxylase carboxyltransferase subunit alpha: MNPNYLDFEQPIADLEAKIQELRSASAGPAVNVEAEVRTLQDKLRLRTAQIFRNLTSWQVLQLARHPSRPYTADYIRIICDEFQELAGDRAFADDKAIIGGLARVGGRSVMLIGHQKGRDTKEKIKRNFGMPKPEGYRKALRLMKMAERFGLPVLTLIDTAGAWPGIDAESRNQSEAIARNLMEMAELKVPVICTVIGEGGSGGALALGVGDRTLMLEYSVYSTISPEGCASILWKDAGKAKDAAEQLGLTAPRLKSLGLVDKVVREPTGGAHRNPAQMAKRLKAVLLNELDALEALTTEDLLQKRYERLRSYGAYEAA; the protein is encoded by the coding sequence ATGAATCCGAACTACCTCGACTTCGAGCAACCCATCGCTGATCTGGAGGCAAAGATCCAGGAGCTGCGCAGCGCAAGCGCCGGCCCGGCGGTCAATGTCGAGGCCGAAGTGCGCACCCTGCAGGACAAGCTGCGCCTGCGCACTGCCCAGATCTTCCGCAACCTGACCTCGTGGCAGGTGCTGCAGCTGGCCCGGCATCCGTCGCGCCCGTACACCGCCGACTACATCCGCATCATCTGCGATGAGTTCCAGGAGCTGGCCGGCGACCGCGCCTTCGCCGACGACAAGGCGATCATCGGCGGCCTGGCCCGCGTGGGTGGCCGTTCGGTGATGCTGATCGGCCACCAGAAGGGCCGCGACACCAAGGAAAAGATCAAGCGCAACTTCGGCATGCCCAAGCCGGAGGGCTACCGCAAGGCGCTGCGCCTGATGAAGATGGCCGAGCGCTTCGGCCTGCCGGTGTTGACCCTGATCGACACCGCCGGTGCCTGGCCGGGCATCGACGCCGAATCGCGCAACCAGTCCGAGGCGATCGCGCGCAACCTGATGGAAATGGCCGAGCTGAAGGTACCGGTGATCTGCACAGTGATCGGTGAAGGCGGTTCCGGCGGCGCGCTGGCGCTGGGCGTGGGCGACCGCACCCTGATGCTGGAGTACAGCGTGTACTCGACGATCAGCCCGGAAGGCTGCGCCTCGATCCTGTGGAAGGACGCGGGCAAGGCCAAGGACGCTGCAGAGCAGCTGGGTTTGACCGCCCCGCGCCTGAAGAGCCTGGGCCTGGTCGACAAGGTCGTGCGCGAGCCGACCGGCGGTGCGCATCGTAATCCTGCCCAGATGGCCAAGCGTTTGAAGGCGGTGCTGCTCAATGAGCTGGACGCGCTGGAAGCGCTGACCACCGAAGACCTGCTGCAGAAGCGCTATGAGCGGCTGCGCAGCTATGGGGCTTACGAAGCGGCGTGA